The sequence ataaggccgacgcacaaacaactcaccagttacctccagcatgtggccatgcttgcaatgggaggagggaggagtctgtgagtcccactcaagacttgctgatatgtcccaggcttcacaggtgcacctaaatgtgacctgtagatggaaaacaggcacatttaaataggagtttatacacctccaggaatctatatatacaaactaagaagacaggttggcattagcaggaggtgcttcaaacccacatgcagttgtgcatatatataggggagcaaatcctgcacttgtggcccgttgctaatggcaatccccagcaaaatgcatacaatggaggatgcccgcggcgaaccacaagtaccacaatagacatcctacacaaggtaacaagtgcggatgtgataattaatataacaatataacaaaacaataaacacaggtgcactctgcaatctcccctatatatatgcacaactgcatgtgggtttgagcacttcctgctaatgccaacctgtcttcttagtttgtatatatagattcctggaggtgtataaactcctatttaaatgtgccttttttccatctacaggtcacatttaggtgcacctgtgaggcctgggacatatcagcaagtcttgagtgggactcacagactcctcccccctcctcccattgcaagcatggccacatgctggaggtaactggtgagttgtttgtgagtcggccttatgctcctgtaatttgcccactggctcctggtatcgcccatacggctcaggtaggagagtgtagggtcccgggctacttgagaaaccttgtcgtggtgtccgggcttagacatgttctacaccgtaggacatgttgactaatctctcaattttaaaatcagtttgaggatttagtgagattgcagagtgcacctgtgtttattgttttgttatattgttatattaattatcacatccgcacttgttaccttgtgtaggatgtctattgtggtacttgtggttcgccgcgggcatcctccattgtatgcattttgctggggattgccattagcaacgggccacaagtgcaggatatgctcccctatatatatgcacaactgcatgtgggtttgagcacttcctgctaatgccaacctgtcttcttagtttgtaattttccattttaacccattttttccactaacaaagcaagggttaacagccaaacaagactgtatctttattgccctgactctgctgtttacagaaacaccccatatgtggcggtaaacttttgtacgggcacacagtagggcgtagagggaaaggtgcgccgtatggtttttggaagccagattttgctggactggttttttgacaccatgtcccatttgaagcccccctgatgcacccctagagtagaaactccataaaagtgaccccatctaagaaactacacccctcaaggtattcaaaactgattttacaaactttgttaaccctttaggtgttgcacaagatttaatggaaaatagagtacaatttaaaaatttcacttttttggcagattttccattttaatattttttttccagttacaaagcaagggttaacagctaaacaaaactcattatttatggccctgattctgtagtttacagaaacaccccatatgtggtcgtaaaccgctgtacgggcacacggcagggcgcagaaggaaaggaatgccatacggtttttggaaggcagattttgctggactggtttttttgacaccatgtcccatttgaagcccccctgatgcacccctagagtagaaactccaaaaaagtgaccccattttagaaactacaggatagggtggcagttttgttggtactagtttagggtacatatgatttttggttgctctatattacacttttttgtgcggcaaggtaacaagaaatagattttttggcacgttttttatttttttttatttacaacatttatctgacaggttagatcatgtggtaattttatagagcaggttgtcacggacgcggcgatacctaatatgtatacaattttttttatttatgtaagttttacacaatgatttcatttttaaaacaaaaaaaatgttttagtgtctccatagtctaagagccatagttttttcagtttttgggcgattatcttaagtagggtctcattttttgcgggatgagatgacggtttgattggcactattttggggtgcatatgactttttgatcgcttgctattacactttttgtgacgtaagatgacaaaaaattgctttttttacaccgtttttatttttatttttttacggtggtcacttgaggggttagatcatgtgatatttttatagagccggtcgatacggacgcggcaatacctaatatgtatacttttttttaattcatttatttacgttttacacaatgatttcattttttaaacaaaaaaaatcatgttttagtgtttccatagtctaagagccatagttttttcagtttttgggtgattatcttgggtagggtatgatttttgcgggatgagatgacggtttgattggtactattttggcgtacatgcgacttttttgatcaccttttattaccttttttgggaagtaaggtgggcaaaatttcaatttcctaatagtttttatttttttctttttatggcgttcaccgtgcggagaaagtaacatgaccgttttatagatcaggtcgttacggacgcggcgataccaaacatgtgtagggaatttaatttttttcatttttaatcagtgataaatgtgttttttgatttttactttttttttcactttttttcacttttttttgacccagacccacttggttcttgaagatccagtgggtctgatgtctgtataatacagtacagtacaatatatattgtactgtactttacactttgtctgaacagatctatgccttttagcacagatctgttcagcaccatggacagcaggatgcctgagacggcgtcctgttgccatgggaaccttccccgtctgctcagtactggtcaaaacttcgcagacggggaagggtaaggacggggctgtcgggggactgtctgggagctctctccatcggggggctgcaaaggcactgcagccccccgatgggagagggaggcagctccctcttactgtttactttttccatacagcggtccgtacggaccgcggtatggaaagggttaaacggctgacatcgcatcaccgatgtcagccgtttataccagggtgtcagcaatgtgctggcaccctggtatacccactagaggccaacgaattttcaagaggaggcgggcggggaatCGCactgcccccaccgcccacaactccccccctgcaccacccgccggcaaaaaatcatgcaggggcgcaggggggtgtaaaatctgtattttagggacactaaagtttctgatccccgcggtcagggaccgcggggatcagaaactgcagaaagcgcagcaaaccgcaggtctgaattgacctgcggttttctgcgataaccgatacggggggtcaaatgacccccttcctgcgttgttacgggatgccggctgaatgatttcagccggcatcccgttgcgattaacccccgggaCGCCGGAAtccctatttaaagttaggacgtaccggtacgccctgagtccttaaggactcgggaaatagggcgtaccggtacgccctgcgtccttaaggggttaaatcagccataaaataccctctgaacaattatttatcatccaatttgtttcttaccttttggttaccttgttaggcttctttatccttgaaaagattggttttaatatttttggtgtgaccccttagacctttcttttgatagcatacctctcattttcaaattaaaaaaatggtaaaataaacctcaatagaatatttactttatttaaagaagcagacaagcaggcaaaGAGATAGGCCACTCCCTAACTATAGCTCACAGGGTTGAGAGGtgattggctgtcagtgttactaagcagagagagtgtttatgatttcagttttggcacttattagtgtcctataatcctatattataactgggtcagaattgaccctaacaccataaacgtcttaattttccccacagtattttataatttagtgaaaaggattctttttctattacattgtttaaatagaggttcctgacaaagtaaaaaaatcttgatgcaataaacaaatttatgtgatacttatagacattcaaaacctgaaaacgggtCGGTTCTGACCCTAACACAAGAGGAGGGTTaaactagcaacgcccctggtataACTCCTCTCTTTCCAAAACTGCAATATAATGAACCATACAGAAACACAAACCACACAGAATGCAATAAAGATGTATTTTTCTGATAATTTGTTTTAAGAAACTATTCTTGGATCGTTGGTAGCTCACCATAGACGTAAGGCTTTCTTTTTACTTTAATTGGTCTTGGGATCATTTTCTTACTATGCAAAGTAGGTTTGCAAATTTTGAAGATGAACTGAACCTGTGGTTTTCTTTTAGTAAGAAGAACATTCTTTATAGTTGTAGTGTCCAGGTTAGGTGGTGTTGGTGTTGATAAGATTTCCGTTAACTTCCCTTGGATCCAGTCAATGAAGTACTGGGTGTTGCTGTACACACCTGGCCTCTTGGACTGGGCACAACCACTCCCCCAACTTGTGACACCAGTCACGTAATATTTAGAGGTAGCTTCATCCAGGCACATGAGGGGTCCTCCGCTGTCACCCTGTAAGTAGAGGTGAGGAGATTATTATAGCTTCACATTGTCCATATAGTAAAGGGATTTCTAAGGAAATTAAGAATACCTGGCAGCTGTCAATTCCTCCTTCTTCATATCCAGCACATAGGTTGTAGTCCCAAATCATACCGCTATACCACTGTGAGCTGTTGCACCTTTTCAGATCAACTAGGTTCACTTTAGCCTCCTGTAGAACATCTGCTGTTTCGGCAGCTGTAATAATATATATCAAGCATTATTGTGCataaagttttatatatatatatatatatatatatatatatattgtaagcatccaaagggtgaggttattgatggtaagtatgtgtcactgaggctgctgctctcagtgatgtaagTCCTGGAagtaaatggcaaccagtgatgttagatcgctgagtttgtggtagctggaatttgggtccgggattaggagtgactgaagagtttgggtgggaaggtcactcccatactccatctcgtgtgttaccacctcacccagctggaagctaatttaaaagacacactgtcagtatgtgtttggtgttggtctgcagaggacttgggagcattcctctccacagtgttcctgagaagggaaaagacaagaCTCTGCACAAAGATGACTCCTGTATTTTTGCCTGTTTAAAaattgaactgttatatgacacatgagggctgaagataagtgctttatgtgactgaactttgatgggctgaagccaagccatcctgttggaacaatttttgttgtgtttttttccaataaaactcttatgttgcatccaatcctgccgactgcctaccatttgttAAGCTAAcctccactatatatatatatatatatatatatatatatatatatataaatataatcctTATATTGGACCGTAGGCCTGTTAAAGTCAATGTACTATTATAAAGCAGTCCACACTGACtaactacagtggatataaaaagtctacacacccctgttaggtgtcaggtttctgtgctgtaaaaaaaatgagacaaagataaataatttcagaactttttccacctttaatgtgacctataaactgtacaactcaattgaaaaacaaactgaaatcttttaggtggagggaagaaaaaaatataaaaataaaataatatggttgcacaagtaatactttgttgaagcaccttttgattttattacagcactcagtctttttgggtatgagtctatcagcatggcacattttgacttggcaagatttgcccactcttccttgcaaaaacactccaaatctgtcagatcgcaagggcatctcctgtgcacagccctcatcagatcaccccacagatttccattcggattcaggtctgtgctctggctgggccattccaaaactttaatcttcttctggtgaagccattcctttgttgatttggatgtatgctttgggtcgttgtcatgctgaaagatgaagttccttgtcatgttcagctttccagcagaagcctgaaggttttgtgccttgactggtatttggaactgttcataattccctctagcttaactaaggctccagctccagctgaagaaaaacagccccatagcatgatgctgccaccaccaccatgcttcactgcgggtatggtgttcttttggtgatgtgcagtgttgtttttgcgccaaacatatcttttggaattatgtccAAAAAgtacaaccttggtttcatcagaccataacacctattcccacatgcttttgggagacttcaaatGTGTTTttccaaaatgtagcctggcttggatgtttttcttcataagaaaaggctttcgtcttgccactctaccccatagcccagacatatgaagaatacgagaGATTGTTGTCATATGTACCACACAgctagtacttgccagatattcctgcagcaactttaatgttactgtaggcctcttggtagcctcccagaccagttttcttcatcttttcatcaattttgcagggacgtccagttcttggtaatatcactgttgtgccatattttctccacttgatgactgtcttcactgtgttccatggtatatctaatgccttggaaattcttttgtacccttctcctgactgatgccttttaacaatgagatcccaatGCGAACATttaaggaaagaccaactagagcagctgaactttatttggggttaatcggaggcattaaatgatggcaggtgtatgctgactcctatttaacatgattttgaatgtgattgcctaattctgaacacagctacatccccagttataagagggtgtacacacttatgcaaccacattattttagttttttcctccacctaaaagatttcagtttgcttttcaa is a genomic window of Bufo bufo chromosome 1, aBufBuf1.1, whole genome shotgun sequence containing:
- the LOC120986103 gene encoding acrosin-like translates to MRIVGGVDAQPGAWPWLVSIQVPSRTSHRHSCGGTLLNKLWVLTAAHCFKANKRSVPKWKIVIGGHRLSALSQDVQIRSIKSYTEHENYNPRIEAYDIALIELNSPVDYNDYVQPACLPTTTMNITIFHPCYISGWGVMAEKSAETADVLQEAKVNLVDLKRCNSSQWYSGMIWDYNLCAGYEEGGIDSCQGDSGGPLMCLDEATSKYYVTGVTSWGSGCAQSKRPGVYSNTQYFIDWIQGKLTEILSTPTPPNLDTTTIKNVLLTKRKPQVQFIFKICKPTLHSKKMIPRPIKVKRKPYVYGELPTIQE